GGATGGCAGGAAAAAGAAGCATTCTAGTCCACAGAGAAGCCGGGCAGATTCCAGTGAACAAAGGCTAGTAGTTGAACCAAAATACTGGTATCTCCTTCTGTATTTGCTGGCAGTCTCAGTAAAACTGAGGAGTTTTACCTCTTTCTTAGGATTTTCACAAAAGCAATGATTTCCTTCCCACTTTTCTCTGTCTGCAATGTGTTTCCGTGCTGATCTCATGCATGAGAACCCTTCGCTATAGATGTTAGTATCTTTGGGAAAAGTGACGGTACTTTTCAAATGTTAATACCTAGGGATGCTCTCAGTTCCATTCTTTCCCTTGttatataaatgaaaagcattGTTGGGGTGCAGCAGTGTTCTTACTGCCCTTCCCCTATACCTCCCCCCCAACACAATCTGTTAACATTGCTTTTAGAACTTGTTCTGTTCATCTATAACTTTTTCACCTTTCCTATTTTTAGTAGTCATCCTGTAGCTGGTTTCTGTGAATGagtgcttctgtatttttctgtgtaattgGGGAAATTCTGATTCAcacgtttttgtttgtttgtttgtttgtttttcctgtctaAACTGGACAGGACGGACAAACCGTATGTTAATTTGCAAACTTGTATTTGAATTGGgtttctctttttataaatatgGTCTACATATGTGTTTTTCTAGaaccagagagaaaaagagagatgatgGAAAATGGAGGGACTATGACAGATACTATGACAGGAGTGACTTGTATAGAGACAAGTCCAGCTGGCGACGAGGCAGGAGTAAAAGTCGAAGTAAAAGCAGAGGGTTAAGCCGAAGTCGTAGCCGCAGTAGGGGTAGAAGCAAAGACCGCGATTCGAGCAGAAGTGTTGGTGAGTACTCAAGGTGTTGCTTTAGAAGATCTAACGTCACTGATGTGTGGTGACTCCTACCTACTGTATAGTCTAGCAAGCTGTAGATGTCCTTGAGCAGTCTCAGCCAATTTTGAGAACTGCATGTTGCTGAAATCATTAAGATGCCATTCTTCAGAGTAGAATAATTAAGGGAATTGTGTTCTTCACTAACCTCTTCATTTATCCACAGGTGTATATCCGTAGCTGATATTTATGTGCTGTATGTGTTAACAAAGCTGTTGATTTTTCAGAGATGTGTTATATTTTTTGCTAAGTAGTATAAATCTCTTTTGTATGTACATCTTTTGTAGGTGCATCTTTTTGATGTAcctaatttgtttttgttgtttttgttctgttttctaagCAGAGCACCGTGAGAGATCAAAATTCAAGAGTGAAAGAAATGATGTTGAAGGCTCATATAATCCAGTTTCTGTGTCTCCAAGTAACTCTACCGAACAGTATTCTTCTGCACAATCTATTCCCAGTGCTGTTACTGTAATTGCACCTGCGCACCATCTGGAAAACACAACAGAGAGCTGGTCAAATTATTATAACAATCATAGCAATCCCAGTTCATTTGGCAGAAACCCTCCACCTAAAAGAAGATGTCGAGATTATGATGGTAAACTGTTTCCTGATCTTCTTTCCTACCTAGTTTCAATAATTctgtaacttctttttttaGGTATTCAGGTTAAGTGTAGCAAGTCAAAATGCAGTAGCTTATGGTGTACCTTGTATGTAAAAATGCATGAATGACCGATATTTTACTGTGAAAGGAACTAATATTGCTGGAAGCAGTTCATTTGTAATCTGACAGCTGCTGGATAGAACACATGGATTTTGTTCACAGTGCTACATATTTGCCTTGGCAAATAACTAATGACTGGCAGTTCTGAAAAAAGATTTCACCACGTGTTTAATGTAAGACATGTGGTACATAcgcatgctttgtttttccatggcTTTTATTGTGCATACGTATATATGTCTGTATGCTTTTATGGAAGATTAtaataatttgaattattttgaaacctCATCTGATAATGTTAAGTCATTGATTGTATGTTTTCTGTAGTAAGAAATTCCAGCAAAAACTGAGATGACATTAATTGTtgacaactattttttttccctctaagaagataattaattttcttgttttgcagagAGGGGGTTTTGTGTACTTGGTGATCTTTGCCAGTTTGATCATGGAAACGATCCTTTAGTAGTAGATGAAGTTTCCTTGCCAAGTATGATTCCTtttcctccaccacctcctggacttcctcctcctcctggtaTGCTTTTGCCTCCGATGCCAGGTCCAGCTCGCAATATGAGGATGCCAGTACCACAAGCTCATCCGCAGGCACCACCTCCTGTTGTGCTTCCTGTACCAAGTAAGttaaaacattgtttaaaacatttttctgtgttactgTATGTCACAAAGTTAAAATGATGTCTCTTTCTGGAAAGgaaatttttttctaatggaaaaaaaaatgggatctAATCTATTGAAAGTTCTGATAAATCTCTGTGTTTGTACTATACTATGTGTTGGTTTTAGCAGCAGATACCTTATGTATCTGAGATCTGGTTTAGCTCAACAGTGATCTGAGTCTGTTCAGCCTTTTTTGTTATCTCTTTGCATATTACATTGtaaattctgtgaagaaaaatcttaGTATATTGGGTATGTGATTACTCTGTTTCAGTGCTCTTGACTCCAGTAACACAATACGTGCTGTCATAGTTGTAACAAGTAGCAGCAGTTATGGGATAAGAAATAGTCTTCATATAGGGTTAACACGAAGCAATTAGTGGGCAGGCttctagaaaacattttacaggGGTAGTAGAAGGattaattatgaaattaatCTTGGGGAATATAGTTGTTGTTTGTGctagttttatttcaaaaacagtgGTGCTTCTGGTGAAACTGTGTCTGGCTACAGTTACGTGAAAGGCACCTGTAGATTATATCTGTTCATACACACCTAGTCTTATTCCTGCCTTTGTTTCCTTGGATTACTTTTTTCACAAACCCTGGTAGCAAAAGCTTAAAATGGCAAAGGTAGGAAATCCTATATTTACCTCATCTAAAGCAAGCTTTTCTAAATAACAGGATAACTTACTCAAAACTGTTCCTGAACCTTTCAGTGGGTACTGAGTTGGCTTGCTGTTCAGAGTTCTCTGATTGTAACTGTGTTTTAGTAGGTTGCACAGTATTCATTCACTGCTCCTCTTTGGCCACATAGTAAGTAGAAGTATGTGTATTGTATATGgtacaaacaaagcaaaaattagACAGATTCCTTGCCTGTTAATGCCTTTTGCCCTGTAGTTTTTTTGTTATAGAACTGTAATCTAAATGTTGCTGGTATGTCTGGCTCTGAGCAAGCCTTGATTCACCATGGCAGAGCTGAGGGAGGAGCTGCTTTAGCTAATGCAAGCTCTAACAGTAATAAAACTCTGGGAAAAacaagtctttttctttcttttttttcttttttttcttttttttttttcccacttcctcTCCTTAGGcttaaagcttttttctttctgggaaagagagaaagtgtgTTGGAATCAGAGTAACTTAGCAGAGTGGGACTTCTTATCCATGGTAAACAATTTTGATGTAGTAGGATTGTGATTATTTACAAGGAATAAACAAATTGCACAGAACTGTTTGTACATTTTATCCGTAGAGTCTTAATGATTCTCTGATGTCGTTGTAGGACCACCTTTAACACAGTCAAGTTTGATAAATAATCGTGACCAGCCTGGGACAAGTGCAGTGCCCAGCCTTGCCTCTGTAGGAGCAAGGCTACCTCCTCCGTTACCCCAGAACCTACTGTACACAGTATCAGAACGTAagtaaatttctttctttaaatctgCTTGACATATAAAAGTTCTTCTGCTTGTGTAATTGGAAGTGATTACCTTTATCTTCCTCCAGTGAATACAAATCTAAAAAGAAGTCTGATGGCTTTCCTTGTGGTCAGTGCATCATCTGCTGTTACCGTGTGAAATAGCAGTAGTGATCTGTCACTGTCTGAGAAAAGACCATTTGTTAGGAGCTTCTTTTCggtttcatattttcaaaataataaaacagtagcataagaaaaaaatatcattcatCTTCTAGCTGTTTAGTAGAACATTAGTAGAGAAAAGATGCATCTGCAAACCTGTAATTACTGTTTAACTTGGTCTTTATTCCTAACCAATTTTGGCTACTACTTGATATGAGAGacttttttctctcatctgtgTACCAAAATTTTCTCAAGGTTCTTCATATGcattagtattttatttctcttgtttgtttgtttgtttgttttttccagaattgACTTAATCCTAGCTTtctaacttaaaaaataaaaaaagactgctttcaAAGGACATGACATCTTCCTTAtagagcattttatttttatttttttttcgtGAAAGGAATAACGAAATAACTGGAGAACCCCAAATcattaaatttaaatcaaataaaatttatatatctttgattaaaaaaaaaaatgacatttttctgttttatgtgaGCAAAATAAGGCGATTAAAATCTGAGTGTTTTATGATACACCTTTCTGGACTAttgtaaataatataataaataataataagtaattataatattccttgcttttttttttaacataaatattctatattttattcaaaGGAGATCTCCAGTTTATGGTCCATGTCATTTCCTTCATGAATTCCATGCTTTTTAGAACATCAATCAGTCAAATATCTTGTTAGGATCTCTGTCCAGTTGTCTCCAAATGCTGTCAGGCCATGCTACCATCAGATTCTTTCAGCTTCGGAGCTTCTTCTAAGGAGTGATTCTATCTGTTGTAGCTCACAAGGCATCTTTGACTTTAATTGCACTACATAATTCTCTTCTCCAAAACCTGTGTGGAGGTTGATTCTCATGTCCTGTTCTTGGACTGTTACAGTTAAACTGCTGATAGCCCTCTTGCAATTGCATGAACAATCTTGGAAGAGGAACTTGTAGTTCAGCTCACGTGAGTTCAATGAAAGTTCTTGGCAGAGTCTGAAACTCTGCTGACTGCAGAGTCAGCGCTGCATGACAAAACATCAGTGGTGAAGTTTTGAGGCATCTGTTTTAAATTGTCAAGTCTTCATTGTCCTTTTACAATAAGGAGCTGACATGTAGAGTGTTTCAGGTCTGTTGGATCCCTCTGTATTGGCACCCATTTCTGTTCCGGGATGTGCTGTGTTTCTATGGAAGCTTTTCATGGGTTTTATTCATTCAAGGTCTTGTATagcctttcctttttattgttaGAAAAATACATCATCTTTTATGTACCTCGGACTAGAGGAACAACATAAGTCAATTCTGTCATCTTGTGCTCTCACAGTTAGCCCTTGTAGTTAAGTAATCATTAATACCTTAATGAAGGTAGACAGCTAATCTCACATAAATTAAGATAATTTAATAGGTAAGTATTGGTCAAATCACCTGATTTCTCAGCTTGCTTTGACTGGAATCATTTAAGTGCATTCTTCTCCAAAAATCCTTCCCTGAAGTAACATAATCTGTTAGCACAACAAAGACTCAAAATCTCTTTACATCTTAGGATAAGATGTAAGAATAAATGCTCaagctaaatattttgttgctcCCGGTGAAACACTGTCAGACTTAGTGAAGGATGTGGTACAGGCACCTCATGTCTTTTTCAGGCACTTCATCATCAGTACTCAATAGTTGTGATCTGTGCACTTCGTACTAACAGTAACAATCATTGAAGGAGAATATGTCCAAATAGGCATAAAGTTGAGATGAGGACTTTAAATAGCTACACACGTTGTCTCTACaacctcttttctctcctctttgtcCAAAACAACTTTTGATTCTTGGACATCCATGCatttccttaaaggaaaattaaccCTGAGTCTTAAACTCATTTgaaaaattctttcatttctctcctttttttataGATACATATGAGCCAGATGGCTATAACCCCGAAGCTCCTAGTATTACCAGTGCTGGTAGATCTCAATATCGACAGTTCTTTACAAGAGCACAAACGCAGCGTCCAAATCTAATTGGCCTAACATCTGGGGAGATGGATACAAATCCAAGAGGTAGGAAGGGTTTCTAGTCATTGCTGTTGCTATTTTTGTCCAAGAAcgtcaacatttattttccccttttccaggctaaaagcagtatgtttttttctcactgatttAGTATTTCAGAGCAATTTTCAGACAtctcaactttttaaaaaatgctaatatGACCATATTGAAGTAACAGCAGActtattgattaaaaataaccaCTGGCTTGGATATGTTACAcggttggtttgttttggtgtttttttggttggttgggtttttattcttctttagCCTACAAGGGTACTTTTTGAGTGCTGTTGCTTCTAGAAAGAAGAATGATACAGGAAGTTGACTTTAAACAGTACATTTTGAAGAAACTTCTAATTTGCCAAGGGCATGTTTAAGAGCTGGGGCACAGATGTGATGATCCACAATACTTGCCTCGTCTGGTTCGATGGTAGTTGTGAGCGGAACTATCATGGCATGTTTTTGTACTTGATGGTCTGACTTTGTCAGCCAGATGCTATATTAAAATGATTGTTGCAGATAGAATCCTAATTCTCCTAACCTGTAGAAATCCCAGTCTACATTTAAGTAATTCTGAATCATAAGCTGGATGAATGTGGATGTAGCGTGGCATGTACCAAGTCTCTTTTAGGGTAGAGAAGAAGTCAAGGGCTTCAATGAAATTTTTGTTCTGCTAGCAtagctttctttctccttcctgctttttGCCCATGATCTGTGAGGGAAAAGTTGGtaaatttcagtgtttattGTTACACTTCAGTGCTTCTTACTTAGTGGATAAGAAAGGGTTTTTTTGCCCAGTATTCCCTTCCAGTGACTCATcctataaaaaatatttttaaatattattgcagaaactgttgttgctgttttcatcTTAATAAATGTCATAAAGGCAGGGTTGGGGCTTTATTGCTGGTCCTCAGATTTTCTCTAAGAACCCCTTGCAGTTGTAAGGAATGGGTCTGTGTTTGGTTATGGTCACTTGTTTTGCTGTCTCTGTCAAGTACCTGAAAGGTTTACTCTAAAATCATCCTACAATATAAGACTGAAACTGTATGCCTGAAAATGCCTAGTGTTTTTACGAGTGTAATCAGCAGAGTTCTGGCATATATAAAAACCACAGAAATTTGATTTACAACTCAGACTTCTTTTTAGGAGTTGAATATTCGGCATACACAAGAAACCAACAGCAATAGCATAATTTTCAAATGGGTGTAATAAATACTTGGCAAATTATGATCTAGTGCTTCAGATTTGTGTTTGTAGAATTTGCTTCAAATGATAAATTTAACATCTCTGAGATATAATTTCATGCTGTAGCTTGCTTAATTGACAGTTGCTGTTGCTGAAAACTGGATGGAGGGGTGGCAAGGGGATGATAGCAGTGGGAGAAATGGGTTCTTGGTTGCCTTTCACTATCAAAGGTTAATTCAGGGAAAGTTGGTTGTTTATTAAGCCCATGCCACATTCCAGAACTCTAACCCGAAATCTCAGAATGTAGTGGGTTGTTTTGTGGTGCAGAACCTAAAGCTTCAGTACCTGTAAAATGAAGGTttatctttgtttcttaaaactgATACTAATCTTGAAGGTCAAAAATCCCATCTCTGCTGGCTGGACTAAATGTTTGTGTTCCTCAGATTGGTTTGTTAGGCTAGCAAGCGATCTCTGAAGTAACTTCATACACAGAACAGACCAACCTGATAGTCTTCTTATTtcttatgcttttaaaatcagctcAATTTTGTAGTTTAAATGCAATATTTATCCATGTTTCCACTGATGTATGATAAATAATACATCTTTTCTtgcccttcctttcctttcctccagctgcCAATATTATCATCCAGACTGAACCTCCCATTCCCATTACGAATAATAGCAGTAATGTAACTAGAGTTGTGCTTGAACCAGACAGCAGAAAACGATCTCCAAGTAGCATGGAATGTCCACCGCTGAAGAAACCATGGTTGGGAAAGTAAGAATTAATGACTGCCGTTAGCTAACTGGAATGCACTTTAATGCTATcagtgctgtaaatatagcaaTTCATTAGTCCCTGTAATTTGAGTAGGCTGAGTCAGAAAATCTATGTCTATATAATAATCGGAGACTAAATACTGGGGGGGAGGGTAGTTCAGTTGTTGTTACTCTCTAGAGTGTGTACTtctaatgagaaaataaaagttaaatgtGCATTAACAATTGCTGCCTTACTTTGGTGCATATGTCTTTCTGAACAACtatcttgctttcattttctctagGCAAGCAAATAACAACCAGAATAAGCCAggatttttgaaaaagaatcaGTATACTAATACAAAATTAGAAGTTCGGAAAATTCCACCAGAACTGAACAATATTACACAGCTCAACGAACACTTCAGTAAATTTGGAACTATTGTAAACATTCAGGTAAAAAAACagttcaattttatttctgcatgtggGTATTTTATTTCCCCTGGAGCCTTCTTGAATACAGTTACTGTACTTAGTTTCTGAGAAATCTCAGTGGAGACTAACAAAAGTAGGTAATCAAATtcaaaaaaagccttttcttggTCCTCTCTGCCTTCATGATGTCTTGTTGCATTTGAAAGACTTGCAGATTTAACAGTATCTATCAGGCTTTTGAGCAACTTGAGCATAATTTTTGAGGGAGATCTGCTatcaaattctgttttgcatGGAAGTCCTGCATTATTTCTTATGATTTTGGCAATGATGCTACAGGAGAGTCTTTATGCATCAGTTTATTACCACTGTGCATCCTAGAACTGGCTCCAATTCAGTGGTGTTCTTTGCATTATAAGAAGTGGAAAAGCACTGTATAAGCAAAACACAGGTAGTTGCACGGTTAAAGTACTacttaattaattttgttttgtttacacaAAACAATGGCCTCCAGAGTCCTTGGTTAGAGGTCTAAATAAACACAGATACCTGGGAGGCCTTGCTATTTCTTGAGTTGACAGTTTTAGTCTAGCCCAGAAGATACTGTGGTGCTTTCTACACAATGGTAATGAagtaatgcatttaaaacacGTTACCTCAGCCATATCATACTAGAAAGTCCAACTAGGAAGTCTGTTTTTACTTCTGTGATGATTAATTTTTGAgagaaaatttgtctttttcatgATTGCTGGATAATGTTTCTTTGGAAACTTGGTGAATCTTTGCACTACATATCCTTGGACAAcgtttttatttcagaagattaGCATAAAAAGCTTTGGGCTTTGTATCAGAGTCTCTTCAGTCATATCTCAATAGCAGTTTACTGTGCTTTGATTATCCAGTGATATTTGGTGGAGAActctcttttattatttatttggttttattttactgcatatAGTCTTTGCTGGAATTACATGTAATACTTGCCAAAATGTACTTGGCTTTAATTAAATAGAATATTTAGCTTCATTTTGAGCTATTAATACCATTAGATATTCCACTTGTTGCTGCGGATTATTTGCAGGTTGCTTTGCGACTGGTtgagaagttttctttcttgagaATTAACGTATTTTCATGAACTTTTGTTTTAGGTTGCTTTCCAGAATGATCCTGAAGCTGCACTAATTCAGTACTTAACTAATGACGAGGCCAGGAAGGCAATTTCAAGCACAGAGGCAGTTTTAAACAATCGGTTTATAAGGGTGTTGTGGCACAGAGAAAGTGAACAGAATCCCCCATTGCTGCAGCAACCACAGCAGCAGTCACCCTCACAGTCTCTTCATCACCAGCTTCACCTTCAGCAGCAAGCCCTGACCACGCCTCCAGCTGTAACAATGCATAGCAATATGTCAAAGGTATGCTTTCATAAATCAACTTTCTTTATGCTGAAGGTTATCCGTGTTCTTAAGTGACAGCTGctagctttaaaaatgcagagtacagagctttttcctttttttttttttttttttttttaatatctattgATACACAGGCAATGAATAAACCGCTGGCCTCTGGTGCCTATGTCCTTAATAAAGTCCCAGTGAAACGTCGCCTTGGAGCAGCAGGTGGAAGTCAGTCTGATTTAAGTCAGTCTGGGGCTGTAGTAGAGGATTCTCAGGTATGTTTATGAAAGGTGACCATCTTCATACTCGCTTAAAGCTTTTACCCATTAGCTGATAAAAGGACCTAGCAAATAGAACTTGCAAATTCCATTCCTAGTAGATTATTTCTATATCACTAAAGTTCTATACAGAGTGGTCAGTCACTTCTTAGTTTCATTAGCTGTTTGTATATACTAGGgagatttatttcagaaacaaagtaCCACTATGTTAAgtatcataaaatatttttggcagtGCTTCCTATTAAACAAATTTGACGGCCTACATGGAATGTCAGCTTTCTGTTGATAAATCTAATTGCTTTTCCCAGTGATTTGGGAGCTTACCCTGTGCTTTAACAATAGTACTAGAAACTTAGAGGATCCTTCTTTATAGAATTCAAGGTGGTACAGTTTAATTAGCCCTGATATCATACTGCAGCAAGTACTCTTGGATGCAAAGAAGTCCTTCCTTGTAAGAAAAGAGGTATGCAAGTGACTATTACTGCCTTATTTCTCCTAAGTGTTTGATCTGAACATGAAGTAGTTTGTGTTAGCAAGCTGAATATAGTGCAGATAGAAAAGATCAGCTTCAGCAGTGTTCCTAGTGGATATTGGGATACAAAGGGAATTTTGGATaatgactgaaataaattatcttgGTAAAACACTTTCTGCAAAAGTGTTTAACAAGATTGCTTCCAAGCAAATTGACTGTTAGACTAATGCCTTTAtgcatgtattttaattttttgtctcATTGCATAAATCTGGAAGCTTGTGTTTGTTTCATGGaatatcttccttttaaattatatgatGGTGGTATATCACATTCTTTTTAACctattacatatttttgtttgtgtgtgtgtatttttacaaTTTCAGACGTTTCCTACTTCTACAAGCCACTCAAAAACGGTTTACAGTACTTCAAATTTAAAGACAGCTATGAAGCCTGGTGCAGGGTCTAAACCTCATGATGTGCAagaagctcttaaaaaaaaacaggtgctTTGCTATATGTTGACAACAGTGTAGTGGtcaaagtactttaaaaagaaaggactgAGAGACACCTTAAACCTCAAATACTGCTATGTAGCTTTCTACACATAATCAGTGTAGGTTTTATGATTCAATTTTGCAGATGCATGTTGAgggttggtgtttttgttgtgtttttttgtttgtttgttttttgttttttaaagagagagcGATAAGGGGTTGTTGACATTTCTCTGATTTTAATCTCTGCAGATATGAAAAACTTAAATGACAGCACAGGATATTCAAGGGGTgttggaagggaagaaaaaaaaatagattatttcagAGCAGGAAGTTGGCAACTTTTCATTGTTACTTTCCAGATCAGATATATTTAATACCGGTGTAGTTCACAGACTAGTAGTTTTTATTATGGCCCTTGCTTATATATCTTGAAAAAGAAGATATGACATATGAGTACATACAATgctagactgctttctctgatTGGAAGAGTTTTCTTCTCACAGGAGGCAATTAAACTCCAACAAGAcatgaggaaaaagaagcaggagaTG
This genomic interval from Oxyura jamaicensis isolate SHBP4307 breed ruddy duck chromosome 13, BPBGC_Ojam_1.0, whole genome shotgun sequence contains the following:
- the RBM27 gene encoding RNA-binding protein 27 isoform X5; translated protein: MVLSLHRCDADPSALANYVVALVKKDKPEKELKAFCADQLDVFLQKETSGFVDKLFESLYTKSYLPSLEPTKVEAKPASQEKEEVKEEQNFQESVEEERDGRKKKHSSPQRSRADSSEQRTREKKRDDGKWRDYDRYYDRSDLYRDKSSWRRGRSKSRSKSRGLSRSRSRSRGRSKDRDSSRSVAEHRERSKFKSERNDVEGSYNPVSVSPSNSTEQYSSAQSIPSAVTVIAPAHHLENTTESWSNYYNNHSNPSSFGRNPPPKRRCRDYDERGFCVLGDLCQFDHGNDPLVVDEVSLPSMIPFPPPPPGLPPPPGMLLPPMPGPARNMRMPVPQAHPQAPPPVVLPVPRPPLTQSSLINNRDQPGTSAVPSLASVGARLPPPLPQNLLYTVSEPANIIIQTEPPIPITNNSSNVTRVVLEPDSRKRSPSSMECPPLKKPWLGKQANNNQNKPGFLKKNQYTNTKLEVRKIPPELNNITQLNEHFSKFGTIVNIQVAFQNDPEAALIQYLTNDEARKAISSTEAVLNNRFIRVLWHRESEQNPPLLQQPQQQSPSQSLHHQLHLQQQALTTPPAVTMHSNMSKAMNKPLASGAYVLNKVPVKRRLGAAGGSQSDLSQSGAVVEDSQTFPTSTSHSKTVYSTSNLKTAMKPGAGSKPHDVQEALKKKQEAIKLQQDMRKKKQEMLEKQIECQKMLISKLEKNKAMKPEERAEIMKTLKELAGKISQLKDELKTSSATSTPSKLKSKTEAQKELLDAELDFHKRLSSGEDTTELRKKLNQLQVEAARLGILPVGRGKTMPAQGRGRGRGRGGRGRGMLNHMVVDHRPKALTVGGFVEEEKDELLQHFSKFGDIEDLQEEDSPLSVVLTFKSRSEAENAANQGSRFKDRRLQISWYKPKVPSVSTEIEEEEPKEEETETSDLFLHEDDDDDDEDEDESRSWRR
- the RBM27 gene encoding RNA-binding protein 27 isoform X1, which translates into the protein MVLSLHRCDADPSALANYVVALVKKDKPEKELKAFCADQLDVFLQKETSGFVDKLFESLYTKSYLPSLEPTKVEAKPASQEKEEVKEEQNFQESVEEERDGRKKKHSSPQRSRADSSEQRTREKKRDDGKWRDYDRYYDRSDLYRDKSSWRRGRSKSRSKSRGLSRSRSRSRGRSKDRDSSRSVAEHRERSKFKSERNDVEGSYNPVSVSPSNSTEQYSSAQSIPSAVTVIAPAHHLENTTESWSNYYNNHSNPSSFGRNPPPKRRCRDYDERGFCVLGDLCQFDHGNDPLVVDEVSLPSMIPFPPPPPGLPPPPGMLLPPMPGPARNMRMPVPQAHPQAPPPVVLPVPRPPLTQSSLINNRDQPGTSAVPSLASVGARLPPPLPQNLLYTVSEHTYEPDGYNPEAPSITSAGRSQYRQFFTRAQTQRPNLIGLTSGEMDTNPRAANIIIQTEPPIPITNNSSNVTRVVLEPDSRKRSPSSMECPPLKKPWLGKQANNNQNKPGFLKKNQYTNTKLEVRKIPPELNNITQLNEHFSKFGTIVNIQVAFQNDPEAALIQYLTNDEARKAISSTEAVLNNRFIRVLWHRESEQNPPLLQQPQQQSPSQSLHHQLHLQQQALTTPPAVTMHSNMSKAMNKPLASGAYVLNKVPVKRRLGAAGGSQSDLSQSGAVVEDSQTFPTSTSHSKTVYSTSNLKTAMKPGAGSKPHDVQEALKKKQEAIKLQQDMRKKKQEMLEKQIECQKMLISKLEKNKAMKPEERAEIMKTLKELAGKISQLKDELKTSSATSTPSKLKSKTEAQKELLDAELDFHKRLSSGEDTTELRKKLNQLQVEAARLGILPVGRGKTMPAQGRGRGRGRGGRGRGMLNHMVVDHRPKALTVGGFVEEEKDELLQHFSKFGDIEDLQEEDSPLSVVLTFKSRSEAENAANQGSRFKDRRLQISWYKPKVPSVSTEIEEEEPKEEETETSDLFLHEDDDDDDEDEDESRSWRR
- the RBM27 gene encoding RNA-binding protein 27 isoform X2; its protein translation is MVLSLHRCDADPSALANYVVALVKKDKPEKELKAFCADQLDVFLQKETSGFVDKLFESLYTKSYLPSLEPTKVEAKPASQEKEEVKEEQNFQESVEEERDGRKKKHSSPQRSRADSSEQRTREKKRDDGKWRDYDRYYDRSDLYRDKSSWRRGRSKSRSKSRGLSRSRSRSRGRSKDRDSSRSVEHRERSKFKSERNDVEGSYNPVSVSPSNSTEQYSSAQSIPSAVTVIAPAHHLENTTESWSNYYNNHSNPSSFGRNPPPKRRCRDYDERGFCVLGDLCQFDHGNDPLVVDEVSLPSMIPFPPPPPGLPPPPGMLLPPMPGPARNMRMPVPQAHPQAPPPVVLPVPRPPLTQSSLINNRDQPGTSAVPSLASVGARLPPPLPQNLLYTVSEHTYEPDGYNPEAPSITSAGRSQYRQFFTRAQTQRPNLIGLTSGEMDTNPRAANIIIQTEPPIPITNNSSNVTRVVLEPDSRKRSPSSMECPPLKKPWLGKQANNNQNKPGFLKKNQYTNTKLEVRKIPPELNNITQLNEHFSKFGTIVNIQVAFQNDPEAALIQYLTNDEARKAISSTEAVLNNRFIRVLWHRESEQNPPLLQQPQQQSPSQSLHHQLHLQQQALTTPPAVTMHSNMSKAMNKPLASGAYVLNKVPVKRRLGAAGGSQSDLSQSGAVVEDSQTFPTSTSHSKTVYSTSNLKTAMKPGAGSKPHDVQEALKKKQEAIKLQQDMRKKKQEMLEKQIECQKMLISKLEKNKAMKPEERAEIMKTLKELAGKISQLKDELKTSSATSTPSKLKSKTEAQKELLDAELDFHKRLSSGEDTTELRKKLNQLQVEAARLGILPVGRGKTMPAQGRGRGRGRGGRGRGMLNHMVVDHRPKALTVGGFVEEEKDELLQHFSKFGDIEDLQEEDSPLSVVLTFKSRSEAENAANQGSRFKDRRLQISWYKPKVPSVSTEIEEEEPKEEETETSDLFLHEDDDDDDEDEDESRSWRR
- the RBM27 gene encoding RNA-binding protein 27 isoform X3, whose translation is MVLSLHRCDADPSALANYVVALVKKDKPEKELKAFCADQLDVFLQKETSGFVDKLFESLYTKSYLPSLEPTKVEAKPASQEKEEVKEENFQESVEEERDGRKKKHSSPQRSRADSSEQRTREKKRDDGKWRDYDRYYDRSDLYRDKSSWRRGRSKSRSKSRGLSRSRSRSRGRSKDRDSSRSVAEHRERSKFKSERNDVEGSYNPVSVSPSNSTEQYSSAQSIPSAVTVIAPAHHLENTTESWSNYYNNHSNPSSFGRNPPPKRRCRDYDERGFCVLGDLCQFDHGNDPLVVDEVSLPSMIPFPPPPPGLPPPPGMLLPPMPGPARNMRMPVPQAHPQAPPPVVLPVPRPPLTQSSLINNRDQPGTSAVPSLASVGARLPPPLPQNLLYTVSEHTYEPDGYNPEAPSITSAGRSQYRQFFTRAQTQRPNLIGLTSGEMDTNPRAANIIIQTEPPIPITNNSSNVTRVVLEPDSRKRSPSSMECPPLKKPWLGKQANNNQNKPGFLKKNQYTNTKLEVRKIPPELNNITQLNEHFSKFGTIVNIQVAFQNDPEAALIQYLTNDEARKAISSTEAVLNNRFIRVLWHRESEQNPPLLQQPQQQSPSQSLHHQLHLQQQALTTPPAVTMHSNMSKAMNKPLASGAYVLNKVPVKRRLGAAGGSQSDLSQSGAVVEDSQTFPTSTSHSKTVYSTSNLKTAMKPGAGSKPHDVQEALKKKQEAIKLQQDMRKKKQEMLEKQIECQKMLISKLEKNKAMKPEERAEIMKTLKELAGKISQLKDELKTSSATSTPSKLKSKTEAQKELLDAELDFHKRLSSGEDTTELRKKLNQLQVEAARLGILPVGRGKTMPAQGRGRGRGRGGRGRGMLNHMVVDHRPKALTVGGFVEEEKDELLQHFSKFGDIEDLQEEDSPLSVVLTFKSRSEAENAANQGSRFKDRRLQISWYKPKVPSVSTEIEEEEPKEEETETSDLFLHEDDDDDDEDEDESRSWRR